The genomic interval CAGCATATTACTAGAATGGCGGAGAAAAAAATCATCGGTGGGATGCTGGACGAAGGCGGAAATCCTATCTTTATGCCCGATGCTTCTGTAACAAAGCCCCAGGCACTACAGATGATTTACAATACTTTAGCTGCCAGTGGAAAGCTAAAGTCCACCCAGAATTATACGGAAAAGTATAAATCAGTAATGGTTTCCAATAGTGTCCCTACATGGGCCCATCAAGCTGTGGCCTACGCTTTAGAGCATAGCCTTTTACCAGGAAGTGAACTGGCTGGACTGATGAATGGAAGCCAACAGACAAATGCTACTAGACAACAGGTGGCTGTTTATTTAGGAAGGGCACTGGAAGGAAACTTGCCAAAGGATACTACAGTAGCCGTTAACTTCATAGATAGAGAAATTATTAGCAGTGAAGCCCTACCCTACGTAGGGTTACTGGTGAAGCATAAAATTATATCGGGAGATAACAACAATCGATTCAATCCCCATAACACCATCACAAGGGCTCAAATGGCGGCTATGTCCTCCAGTACCTATGATGTGTTAAAGTCAGAGATTATAGTGGAGGTTACACCACCAGCAGAGCCTAAAACCACAACAAAGTCCCGTACCATTATATCAGCAGACAATAGAACGATTTATGTATGGGACAATGATTATCGGGTGGAAATGTATACAGTGGAGAGTAACACCGAGGTTACTATAAATGGGGTAAAAAGAAGTATTACTAACCTAGCTAGAGATCAAAAAGCTAACTTGGTTTTTAATGAAGACGATGAACTAATTAAGATAGAAGTAAATCCCTCAGACAATAAATATGAGGGAGTTGTGGAAAGTACCACCATCGGTAACATCTATGGTACCATAACTGTTAGAAATGATAGCTACAGCAGTGATAGGAGAAGGGTCTTTAGAGTATATACTACTGAAAATGTGGAAATAAAGCTGGATGGAAAAACTGTAGGTCTACAAGACTTGAAGGAAGACCATCAAGTAACAGTAACCTATGATGGCTACAATGCAATTAAAATTATAGCCGATACGAAACTAAGGGATACAACAGGATTATTAGAGTCCTCTGTAAATTTTGCCAGATATCCTTACACTATTAGAATAAGAATAGCCAACAATGAAGTACGGGAGCTTGAACTAGACGAATATGTGGCAGTAAGAAGGGATGGTAGAAGAAGGAACCTAGAGGATTTAGTACGGGGTGACATTATAGAGGTCACGATAGAGAAGGATAAGGTTACTTATATTGAAGCCACCTCTATCAATGTTAAAAGAGAAGATGAAGGGGTTATACAATCTATCGTATTTGGCAACCCCAACAAGATTACCATAGTAGGGAAAGAAGATAAAGAAGTTACCTATGAGGTGGACACCAATGTCAGCGTCTATATAGATGATGAGAGGGCTACCTTCCATGACTTAAGGGTGGACTACAATATAGAGCTGGAGCTACAGGGTAACGTTATTATCACTATCGAGGGTAAGAAAATTGAGCGACGAAATAGCTTCGATGGTGAAATTGTACGTTTTCATGACAATATTAATAGAATCATCGTGAAGGTCTATAATACAGATGCTAGAAAATATGAAGAAATTCCTGTCTATGTCAACAATTCCACTAGAATTCTTGACGAAAAAGGAAAGGAAATAGACATGCGATACTTAGATAGAAGGGATCAAGTCTTTATTACGGGGCGATATGATGATGATGTCTTTATAGCCACAAGAATTATCGTTATCAATGATTAGGGGCATACCGAAATAGAAGTGAATATGATAAAATAAAAGCGGAGAGATTTCTCCG from Natronincola ferrireducens carries:
- a CDS encoding S-layer homology domain-containing protein produces the protein MKKARKLLILSITLLLLVSTTMTSFASTPFRDVSGTHWARQHITRMAEKKIIGGMLDEGGNPIFMPDASVTKPQALQMIYNTLAASGKLKSTQNYTEKYKSVMVSNSVPTWAHQAVAYALEHSLLPGSELAGLMNGSQQTNATRQQVAVYLGRALEGNLPKDTTVAVNFIDREIISSEALPYVGLLVKHKIISGDNNNRFNPHNTITRAQMAAMSSSTYDVLKSEIIVEVTPPAEPKTTTKSRTIISADNRTIYVWDNDYRVEMYTVESNTEVTINGVKRSITNLARDQKANLVFNEDDELIKIEVNPSDNKYEGVVESTTIGNIYGTITVRNDSYSSDRRRVFRVYTTENVEIKLDGKTVGLQDLKEDHQVTVTYDGYNAIKIIADTKLRDTTGLLESSVNFARYPYTIRIRIANNEVRELELDEYVAVRRDGRRRNLEDLVRGDIIEVTIEKDKVTYIEATSINVKREDEGVIQSIVFGNPNKITIVGKEDKEVTYEVDTNVSVYIDDERATFHDLRVDYNIELELQGNVIITIEGKKIERRNSFDGEIVRFHDNINRIIVKVYNTDARKYEEIPVYVNNSTRILDEKGKEIDMRYLDRRDQVFITGRYDDDVFIATRIIVIND